A window from Desulfotignum phosphitoxidans DSM 13687 encodes these proteins:
- a CDS encoding ABC transporter permease, translating into MTELNINHTDTGRTLVFSGRMDADGIAKIWEKACDGIGTHAGTDLTLDLSGVTYFDMAGAAFVVHLDRTAREQNLKSIRTTGLDPAAATLVERISRNELTEPAPAPPAGRIRMFVANQGQSLAEFWEDVKNYIAFFGEICWFFGTSLVRPNRIRWGETWRVAEQAGVNALPIVALISFIVGLVMAFQSAIPMKMFGAEIYVANLIGLAMVRELGPLMTAIVLAGRSASAFAAEIGTMKINEEIDALTIMGLEPVRFLILPRVIASTVMTPLLTVFAILVGILGGAVVILSMGHPFSAYYNQVVGFVSWGDFVGGMIKCFVFGVLIAATGCIRGYQTRQGPSAVGEAATRAVVSSIILIAVFDGIFSIIYYVLDV; encoded by the coding sequence GTGACTGAGCTGAACATCAATCACACCGATACGGGCCGGACCCTTGTTTTTTCCGGGCGCATGGACGCCGACGGCATTGCAAAGATATGGGAAAAGGCCTGTGACGGCATCGGTACCCATGCCGGGACAGACCTGACCCTGGATTTGTCCGGGGTCACCTATTTTGACATGGCCGGTGCCGCGTTTGTGGTCCATCTTGACCGGACGGCCCGGGAACAGAACCTGAAATCCATCCGCACCACCGGACTGGACCCGGCCGCTGCCACCCTGGTGGAACGGATTTCCCGGAATGAGCTTACCGAACCGGCCCCGGCACCGCCTGCCGGCCGCATCCGGATGTTTGTGGCAAACCAGGGCCAAAGCCTGGCCGAATTTTGGGAGGATGTTAAAAACTATATTGCGTTTTTCGGGGAGATCTGCTGGTTTTTCGGTACCAGCCTGGTGCGCCCGAACCGGATCCGGTGGGGTGAAACGTGGCGGGTGGCGGAACAGGCCGGGGTGAATGCATTGCCCATTGTGGCCCTGATCAGCTTTATTGTGGGCCTGGTCATGGCGTTTCAGTCCGCCATTCCCATGAAAATGTTCGGCGCGGAAATCTATGTGGCCAATCTTATCGGCCTGGCCATGGTCCGGGAACTGGGGCCGTTGATGACGGCCATTGTCCTGGCCGGGCGGTCTGCGTCCGCGTTTGCCGCAGAAATCGGTACCATGAAAATCAATGAAGAGATTGATGCCCTGACCATCATGGGCCTGGAACCGGTGCGGTTTCTGATCCTGCCCCGGGTGATCGCTTCTACGGTGATGACGCCTTTGCTCACGGTGTTTGCCATCCTGGTGGGAATCCTGGGAGGGGCCGTGGTGATTCTGTCCATGGGGCATCCGTTTTCCGCGTATTACAACCAGGTGGTGGGATTTGTGTCCTGGGGGGATTTTGTGGGTGGGATGATCAAATGCTTTGTGTTCGGGGTGCTCATTGCCGCCACGGGATGCATCCGGGGATACCAGACCCGTCAGGGGCCGTCCGCCGTGGGTGAGGCCGCCACAAGGGCCGTGGTGTCGTCCATCATTCTCATTGCCGTGTTTGACGGAATTTTTTCAATTATTTACTATGTGTTGGATGTGTGA
- a CDS encoding MlaD family protein, translated as MTQNANYFKLGLFVIAAFCLGVGFLLMFGAGEFLKKEILAESCFDESVQGLDVGSEVKYKGVRIGTVKAITTPVKVYQAQSQCVLVVFALDLDAFPANGNQDPADAVKAAVDKGLTVYLSFKGITGAAYLETDYLPNIGDPVDITWTPDNLYIPSRKSSIKRLGDAMNLILENLTEINVMGMTRNLEKLLETLNQKTAALDMAGISQRTSAMMDEVRNTSRILSEILESPDFRGMIQDVKGSFSGFRTLVTDVRDPVNQTLEDLGHAAASAKTLTQNLEARTDTRLTALSQQVDGLMESLNTTIAMLENLVWLNSDTINRTISNFEHTSENLKQMSLEIRRYPARLLLERPPKPPKEPSEGGR; from the coding sequence ATGACCCAAAATGCCAATTATTTTAAACTCGGCCTGTTCGTGATCGCGGCTTTCTGCCTGGGCGTCGGGTTTCTCCTCATGTTCGGGGCCGGAGAATTTCTGAAAAAAGAGATCCTGGCCGAATCCTGCTTTGACGAGTCGGTCCAGGGGCTGGATGTGGGATCTGAAGTCAAATACAAGGGCGTACGCATCGGCACGGTCAAAGCCATCACCACGCCGGTCAAAGTGTATCAGGCCCAGTCCCAGTGTGTGCTGGTGGTGTTTGCCCTGGATCTGGACGCGTTTCCCGCCAACGGAAACCAGGACCCGGCAGACGCGGTCAAAGCGGCCGTGGACAAAGGACTCACCGTGTATCTGAGCTTCAAGGGCATTACCGGGGCCGCATATCTGGAAACCGATTATCTGCCAAACATTGGCGATCCGGTTGACATTACCTGGACCCCGGACAACCTGTATATCCCGTCCCGGAAAAGCAGTATCAAGCGTCTGGGGGATGCAATGAACCTGATTCTGGAAAACCTGACCGAGATCAATGTCATGGGAATGACCCGCAACCTGGAAAAACTGCTGGAAACATTGAATCAAAAAACCGCGGCATTGGATATGGCCGGGATTTCCCAGCGGACTTCAGCCATGATGGACGAGGTCCGGAACACCAGCCGCATTTTGTCTGAAATCCTTGAATCTCCGGATTTCCGTGGCATGATCCAGGACGTCAAAGGATCTTTCAGCGGCTTTCGGACGTTGGTGACCGATGTCCGGGACCCTGTAAATCAGACCCTCGAAGACCTGGGCCATGCCGCAGCCAGCGCTAAAACATTGACACAAAATCTGGAAGCGCGCACCGACACCCGGCTCACGGCGCTGTCTCAACAGGTGGACGGGCTCATGGAAAGCCTGAACACCACGATCGCCATGCTGGAAAACCTGGTCTGGCTCAACAGTGACACCATCAACCGGACCATCAGTAATTTTGAACACACGTCTGAAAATCTGAAGCAGATGAGTCTGGAAATCCGGCGATATCCCGCCCGCCTGCTGCTGGAAAGGCCGCCCAAACCGCCGAAAGAACCTTCTGAGGGGGGAAGATGA
- a CDS encoding ABC transporter ATP-binding protein, with product MKEPIIQVKHLFAGYDGQAIMEDLTFDINKGEIFVILGGSGCGKSTVLKHMIGLLPPVSGQVLIHGQDMVAARGKERTRLLRQIGVAFQNGALFGSMTVLENIMLPMTAFTALSDAAARTLALAKLGLVDLIRHSHLLPGELSGGMRKRAAIARAMALDPGVLFLDEPSAGLDPLTSAELDLLIKDLAQTLGITFVIVTHELESILTIADNTIILEKELKGIIATGHPKDLKADPANEYAYRFFNRDPEKEKKP from the coding sequence GTGAAAGAACCGATTATACAAGTGAAGCACCTGTTTGCCGGGTATGACGGCCAGGCCATTATGGAGGATCTGACCTTTGACATCAACAAAGGAGAGATCTTTGTGATCCTGGGCGGGTCCGGATGCGGCAAGAGCACCGTGCTCAAGCACATGATCGGGCTGTTGCCGCCCGTGTCCGGCCAGGTACTGATTCATGGTCAGGACATGGTGGCGGCCCGGGGAAAGGAACGGACCCGGCTGCTGCGGCAGATCGGGGTGGCGTTTCAGAACGGGGCATTGTTCGGCTCCATGACCGTGCTGGAGAACATCATGCTGCCGATGACCGCGTTCACGGCCCTGTCCGATGCAGCCGCCAGAACCCTTGCCCTGGCCAAACTCGGGCTGGTGGATCTGATCCGGCACAGCCATCTGCTGCCGGGCGAATTAAGCGGGGGTATGAGAAAACGGGCCGCCATTGCCCGGGCCATGGCCCTGGATCCCGGAGTCCTGTTTCTGGATGAACCGTCCGCCGGTCTGGATCCGCTGACCTCCGCAGAGCTGGATCTGCTCATCAAAGATCTGGCCCAGACCCTGGGCATCACGTTTGTGATCGTCACCCATGAACTGGAGAGCATTCTTACCATTGCCGACAACACCATCATACTGGAAAAAGAATTAAAAGGGATCATCGCCACAGGCCATCCCAAAGACCTGAAAGCGGATCCCGCCAACGAATACGCGTACCGGTTTTTCAACCGGGACCCTGAAAAAGAGAAAAAACCATGA